The following are from one region of the Cytobacillus firmus genome:
- a CDS encoding DUF1002 domain-containing protein, translated as MKWNKMLLLFIMSLLFILPIQAFADMAEGDVIVTLGENLSEEQKNMLLAEMKAPKDATIITVSNEEEHQYLGNYISKALIGTRAISSSAVTVAKQGSGLEVETKNINWVTDEMYINALITAGVKDAKIYITAPANVSGTAALTGIIKAYEISAEKTIPEDVKQAANEEMVETAKLGDSVGNENAAALIAKIKEEMAKNSPETDAELRTIIENAAKDLGITLTEQEIQSLIDLFNKLKELDIDWNQVGEQLNQAKDKISKYLESEEGQGFLESLKRFFTSVIDAIKAFFS; from the coding sequence ATGAAATGGAATAAAATGCTACTACTATTCATAATGTCGCTATTATTTATTTTGCCGATACAGGCATTTGCTGATATGGCGGAAGGTGATGTAATTGTCACATTAGGTGAGAATCTATCAGAAGAACAAAAAAACATGCTTCTGGCTGAAATGAAAGCTCCGAAAGATGCGACCATCATTACTGTTTCAAATGAGGAAGAACATCAATATCTTGGAAATTATATCTCTAAAGCTCTTATAGGAACAAGAGCGATATCTTCTTCGGCAGTCACAGTAGCAAAACAAGGCTCCGGTCTTGAAGTCGAGACTAAAAATATTAATTGGGTCACTGATGAAATGTACATTAATGCTTTGATTACTGCTGGTGTAAAAGATGCAAAAATTTATATTACAGCCCCTGCAAATGTTTCTGGAACAGCTGCTTTAACAGGCATTATTAAGGCATATGAGATATCAGCCGAAAAAACGATCCCTGAAGATGTAAAACAGGCGGCAAATGAGGAAATGGTGGAAACAGCCAAGCTTGGCGATTCGGTTGGAAACGAGAATGCAGCTGCTTTAATTGCCAAAATCAAAGAGGAAATGGCCAAAAATTCACCTGAAACCGATGCAGAACTCAGAACAATTATCGAAAATGCAGCAAAGGACCTTGGCATCACTCTGACCGAACAGGAGATTCAAAGCTTAATAGATTTATTTAACAAGCTAAAAGAGCTTGATATCGATTGGAACCAGGTAGGTGAACAGCTTAACCAGGCAAAAGACAAAATTTCCAAATACCTTGAAAGTGAAGAAGGCCAGGGATTTTTAGAAAGCCTAAAACGTTTTTTCACTAGTGTAATAGATGCGATTAAAGCCTTCTTTTCTTAA
- a CDS encoding GNAT family N-acetyltransferase, producing the protein MLIRYKKSFEKIAMGLLSFMPNEKDLKRLQQTMKQYESEENRQLFLWKEGEDIIGLVGVTSSDQTMEIQHISVNPSHRHQGIGKTMIKALDELYPGKTLTATDETESFLSKCDVN; encoded by the coding sequence ATGCTAATTCGATATAAAAAGTCATTTGAAAAAATTGCAATGGGTCTTTTATCTTTCATGCCTAATGAAAAAGACTTGAAAAGGCTGCAGCAGACGATGAAGCAATATGAATCAGAAGAAAATCGGCAGCTGTTTTTGTGGAAGGAAGGCGAAGATATCATTGGGCTGGTCGGCGTTACTTCAAGTGATCAGACAATGGAGATTCAGCATATCTCTGTTAACCCGTCACACCGGCATCAAGGCATTGGCAAAACAATGATCAAAGCATTGGATGAACTATATCCTGGAAAAACTTTAACTGCAACCGATGAAACCGAATCTTTTCTAAGCAAATGTGATGTTAATTAA
- a CDS encoding DUF309 domain-containing protein has product MYPDKYIEFLVHFHGDRDYFECHEILEEYWKSTDPNNKKSVWVGLILMAVSFYHHRRENLNGAERTLRKGIVILESRAEEIQALGLDTHQLIKDLKNRLVLIQNRGHYSSVNLPIIDPLLKEECMKSSASEGFSWCFDSNLSDKEIVHRHKRRDRTMVIKERLDALNRKKRQE; this is encoded by the coding sequence ATGTATCCTGATAAATATATTGAGTTCCTGGTCCACTTTCATGGTGACCGAGATTATTTTGAATGTCACGAAATACTGGAGGAATATTGGAAGAGTACGGATCCAAACAATAAAAAGTCTGTATGGGTCGGATTAATTCTTATGGCAGTTTCTTTTTATCATCATCGAAGAGAGAATTTAAATGGGGCTGAACGAACCCTCCGCAAAGGAATCGTCATTTTGGAGAGCAGAGCTGAAGAAATACAGGCACTGGGTCTGGATACACATCAATTAATAAAGGATCTTAAGAACAGGCTCGTACTGATTCAAAACCGCGGACATTACTCCAGCGTTAACTTGCCAATTATAGATCCATTACTTAAGGAAGAATGTATGAAGTCCTCCGCATCCGAGGGATTTTCCTGGTGCTTTGACAGCAACTTATCAGATAAAGAAATTGTGCACCGCCATAAAAGAAGGGATAGAACCATGGTTATTAAAGAAAGACTTGATGCCCTGAACCGGAAAAAAAGGCAGGAATAA
- a CDS encoding YjcZ family sporulation protein: MSNTGFGDCGTGFALIVVLFILLIIVGASWFF; this comes from the coding sequence ATGTCTAATACTGGATTTGGAGATTGCGGAACCGGGTTTGCTTTAATTGTCGTTTTGTTCATCCTATTAATTATTGTCGGAGCTTCCTGGTTCTTCTAA
- a CDS encoding segregation/condensation protein A produces MQYDHYNVKIDAFEGPLDLLLHLINRLEIDIYDIPVSEITEQYLIYIHTMKELQLDVASEYLVMAATLLAIKSKMLLPKHDEEELEDEFGLEMEEDPRDELVERLIEYRKYKEAAEELKEREQDRSLMYTKPPADLSEYVNETQQEKADLNVSLYDMLGALQKLLRRKKLQRPLSAKVARQEIPIEKRMSEIVEQLRNVKGRKKFTDLFPVSDREHIVVTFLAVLELIKRNEIQVEQNKNFSDIFVASMEGGN; encoded by the coding sequence ATGCAATATGATCATTATAACGTCAAAATAGATGCTTTTGAGGGGCCTCTGGATCTTCTTCTTCATCTTATTAACAGGCTGGAAATTGATATCTATGACATTCCTGTATCAGAAATTACCGAGCAGTACCTCATTTATATACATACAATGAAGGAGCTTCAGCTTGACGTAGCTAGCGAATATCTCGTAATGGCTGCAACACTTCTGGCAATTAAAAGCAAAATGCTGCTGCCAAAGCATGATGAGGAAGAGCTCGAGGATGAATTTGGATTGGAAATGGAAGAAGACCCCAGAGATGAACTTGTGGAACGGCTGATTGAATACCGTAAATATAAGGAAGCTGCAGAGGAGCTCAAGGAGCGGGAACAGGATAGAAGTTTAATGTATACAAAGCCGCCTGCAGACCTTTCGGAATATGTGAATGAAACACAGCAGGAAAAAGCTGATTTGAATGTAAGTCTTTATGATATGCTTGGCGCTTTGCAAAAGTTATTAAGAAGGAAGAAACTGCAAAGGCCGCTTTCTGCAAAAGTTGCCCGCCAGGAGATTCCCATTGAGAAGCGGATGTCTGAAATTGTAGAACAGTTAAGAAATGTAAAGGGCAGGAAAAAATTCACCGATCTTTTTCCGGTATCGGACAGAGAGCATATAGTAGTAACTTTCCTGGCGGTACTGGAGTTAATCAAGCGAAATGAAATTCAGGTTGAGCAGAACAAAAATTTCTCTGATATTTTTGTAGCTTCCATGGAAGGAGGAAATTAG
- the scpB gene encoding SMC-Scp complex subunit ScpB has product MEIVNWKGIAESLLFAAGDEGLSLKQIAHVLEVEENQAREIMDSLMEDYNTGSRGIMAVELAGTFQLVTKKEFSPYLKKLVESPSAASLSQAALETLAIIAYRQPITRTEIEEIRGVKTERPLHTLSAKALIKEVGRADGTGRAYLYGTTKEFLDYFGLKSIEELPPLPDKISEEEDSLQEEADLFFEKFQELDS; this is encoded by the coding sequence GTGGAGATCGTTAATTGGAAGGGGATAGCCGAAAGCCTCCTGTTTGCAGCTGGTGATGAAGGTTTGTCTCTTAAGCAGATTGCCCATGTGCTGGAGGTGGAAGAGAATCAGGCCCGTGAAATAATGGACAGTCTTATGGAAGACTACAATACTGGCAGCCGCGGAATAATGGCTGTTGAATTGGCAGGGACTTTTCAGCTGGTTACGAAAAAAGAGTTTTCCCCATACCTGAAGAAGCTGGTAGAGTCTCCTTCTGCCGCTTCCCTTTCTCAGGCGGCACTCGAGACACTCGCAATTATTGCTTACAGACAGCCCATTACAAGGACAGAGATTGAGGAGATTAGGGGAGTCAAGACAGAGAGGCCTCTTCATACATTATCCGCAAAAGCCCTGATTAAAGAAGTTGGACGGGCAGACGGAACAGGGCGTGCCTATCTGTACGGAACAACTAAAGAATTCCTTGATTATTTTGGCCTTAAAAGCATAGAAGAGCTTCCGCCACTCCCGGATAAGATAAGTGAAGAAGAGGATTCATTACAGGAAGAGGCTGATTTATTCTTTGAAAAGTTCCAGGAGCTCGATTCTTGA
- a CDS encoding YpuI family protein: MGNSIVKSQMEDVKNFLGNSVAAFEDFLNNTTIKDLEAEQQGNANYYKSILSHVRKLLVYCEEGLDTSTIILKSDPFQKGAAEKTLYRIYHQCIEEFFSPKNDAWFENSRSAYTGKNSIQFHDEVPDSLKTMFRQLEGEFQRVREELEYYETDYRTKMIQSK, from the coding sequence ATGGGGAATTCAATTGTTAAATCACAGATGGAAGATGTGAAAAATTTCCTCGGTAATAGCGTTGCCGCATTTGAAGATTTCTTAAATAATACAACAATAAAAGATCTTGAAGCAGAACAACAAGGGAATGCGAATTATTATAAAAGTATCCTCTCACATGTTAGAAAACTCCTTGTATATTGTGAAGAAGGACTTGATACCAGCACGATCATATTAAAAAGTGACCCTTTCCAAAAAGGGGCTGCCGAAAAGACGTTATACCGGATTTACCATCAATGCATTGAAGAGTTTTTTTCTCCGAAAAATGATGCATGGTTTGAGAATAGCCGTTCAGCATATACAGGAAAAAACTCAATCCAGTTTCATGATGAAGTTCCGGACAGCCTCAAAACAATGTTCAGGCAGCTGGAAGGAGAGTTCCAAAGGGTTCGTGAGGAACTTGAATATTACGAAACCGATTACCGGACAAAAATGATTCAATCAAAATAG
- a CDS encoding superoxide dismutase produces the protein MSKMEDYIKDVTKWNKELRDFLDSEDVEQNNELWQRLDHFTEIMDGINGPLDIEALEKLQKQVDSIHSDMENYFSNRQQLGNIYMNETYISAGKHILPPLPYDYSALEPHISGEIMRLHHDKHHQSYVDGLNKAEVMLQNARNNNDYSLVKHWSRELAFHGSGHYLHTIFWNNMSPEGGGKPSGALLKEMNKYFGSFENFKSHFTEAAKQVEGVGWAILVWSPRARRLEILQSERHMLLTQWDTIPLLALDVWEHAYYLQYKNNRSDYIKSWWNVVNWKDVENRYLKASELKWRPF, from the coding sequence ATGAGTAAAATGGAAGATTACATTAAGGACGTTACGAAATGGAACAAAGAGCTAAGAGATTTTTTAGACTCCGAGGATGTTGAGCAGAACAATGAATTGTGGCAGAGGCTGGATCATTTTACCGAAATAATGGATGGAATAAACGGCCCACTGGATATAGAAGCTTTGGAAAAGCTGCAGAAACAAGTGGACTCTATTCATTCGGATATGGAGAATTACTTTTCCAATAGACAGCAGCTTGGAAATATCTATATGAATGAAACGTATATTTCTGCGGGAAAGCATATTTTACCCCCGCTCCCTTACGATTACAGCGCACTTGAACCGCATATCTCAGGGGAAATTATGAGGCTGCATCATGATAAGCATCATCAATCATATGTAGATGGCTTGAACAAAGCAGAGGTAATGCTTCAAAATGCGAGAAATAATAATGATTACAGCCTAGTAAAACACTGGTCCCGGGAGCTTGCCTTTCATGGTTCCGGTCATTATTTGCATACGATTTTCTGGAATAATATGAGTCCGGAAGGCGGTGGGAAACCTTCAGGTGCACTCCTGAAGGAAATGAACAAATACTTCGGGAGCTTTGAGAATTTCAAAAGCCACTTCACTGAAGCAGCCAAGCAGGTAGAAGGAGTGGGCTGGGCAATACTGGTATGGTCTCCAAGAGCCCGCAGGCTCGAAATACTTCAATCGGAAAGGCATATGCTTTTAACCCAGTGGGATACAATCCCTCTGCTGGCTTTGGATGTATGGGAACATGCTTATTATCTGCAATATAAAAATAACCGTAGTGATTATATTAAAAGCTGGTGGAATGTTGTCAACTGGAAGGATGTAGAAAACAGGTATTTAAAAGCATCTGAATTAAAATGGAGGCCTTTCTAA
- a CDS encoding D-alanyl-D-alanine carboxypeptidase family protein, with protein MKMFSRLMAIALVTALMMMNFPQKTEASVSVSARSAILMEQDSGRILYQKEANEMRRIASITKIMTAILAIESGKMDDMVKISDRAVRAEGSSIYLKAGEKIKLEDLVFGLMLRSGNDSAVAIAEHVGGSLEGFGFLMNKKAEEIGMKNTHFANPHGLDDHEDHYSTAYDMALLTRYAMNNETYQKIAGTKVHRAPNPNESWDRVWKNKNRLLTELYEYCTGGKTGYTKRAKRTLVTTASKGSLNLIAVTLNGPDDWNDHINMYETAFRTYDSVEVLPEGILSDIDDEFYKGRVYIKNSYNYPVTKEEKNNFKIEIKLLKPESEWDDGRTTPDVVGQATVYFEDQKIKKLPIFYKHDEIKEDKSLLDYFKGLFTSIAGVKTNG; from the coding sequence ATGAAAATGTTTAGCAGGCTGATGGCCATAGCTTTGGTCACCGCGTTGATGATGATGAATTTTCCTCAGAAGACAGAGGCTTCAGTTTCAGTAAGTGCCCGGAGCGCAATATTAATGGAACAGGATTCCGGCCGTATCCTTTACCAGAAAGAAGCAAATGAAATGAGGAGAATAGCAAGCATTACAAAAATCATGACAGCAATTCTGGCCATAGAATCTGGAAAAATGGACGATATGGTTAAAATAAGTGATCGTGCTGTCAGAGCGGAAGGATCATCGATATATCTAAAGGCAGGAGAAAAAATAAAGCTTGAGGATCTGGTTTTCGGGCTAATGCTTCGTTCAGGCAATGACTCTGCAGTCGCAATCGCAGAACATGTTGGCGGAAGCCTTGAAGGATTTGGCTTTTTAATGAATAAGAAAGCTGAAGAAATCGGCATGAAGAATACCCATTTTGCAAACCCCCATGGTCTGGATGATCATGAAGACCATTATTCAACTGCGTATGATATGGCTCTGCTGACCAGGTATGCAATGAATAATGAGACTTACCAAAAGATTGCAGGAACAAAGGTGCACCGTGCACCAAACCCGAATGAAAGCTGGGACAGGGTGTGGAAAAATAAAAATAGACTCCTGACTGAATTATATGAGTATTGCACAGGAGGGAAAACAGGTTATACAAAAAGGGCGAAGAGAACTCTTGTAACAACAGCATCGAAGGGCAGTCTTAATTTGATTGCAGTCACTCTAAATGGGCCGGATGACTGGAATGACCATATTAATATGTATGAGACAGCTTTTAGAACCTATGATTCTGTAGAAGTCCTGCCTGAGGGAATTTTATCGGATATTGATGATGAATTTTATAAAGGCAGGGTTTATATAAAGAACTCATACAATTATCCTGTTACGAAAGAAGAGAAAAACAACTTTAAAATTGAAATAAAGCTGCTAAAGCCTGAATCAGAATGGGATGACGGCAGGACAACACCTGATGTGGTCGGTCAGGCAACTGTGTATTTTGAAGACCAGAAAATTAAAAAGCTCCCAATCTTTTATAAGCATGATGAGATAAAAGAGGATAAGTCGCTATTAGACTACTTTAAGGGTCTTTTCACCTCAATTGCAGGAGTGAAGACAAATGGTTAA
- a CDS encoding nucleoside recognition domain-containing protein, producing MVNIIWVMLTAIGLVFAMINGTINEVNEAIFNGAKEAVTLCIGLISILVFWLGMMKIAEDAGLLNKLASLFRPIVKKLFPEVPGDHPAMGYMLSNMMANMFGLGNAATPLGIKAMEELKRLNGGKNEASRSMITFLAINTSSLTLIPTTVIAIRMNYNSASPTDIVGPTLVATFCSTLAAIMIDRYFYYRRTRKG from the coding sequence ATGGTTAATATCATTTGGGTGATGCTTACAGCTATAGGCTTAGTTTTTGCTATGATAAACGGCACCATAAATGAAGTGAACGAAGCCATTTTCAATGGTGCAAAAGAAGCGGTCACGTTATGCATTGGTCTTATTAGTATTCTAGTTTTTTGGCTAGGAATGATGAAAATTGCTGAGGACGCCGGCCTGCTGAATAAGCTGGCTTCCTTATTCAGGCCAATTGTGAAGAAGCTTTTTCCAGAAGTGCCCGGTGATCATCCGGCAATGGGATATATGCTATCGAACATGATGGCCAATATGTTCGGTTTGGGAAACGCAGCTACCCCTCTCGGCATAAAAGCAATGGAAGAGCTGAAAAGATTGAATGGGGGAAAGAATGAAGCGAGCCGTTCTATGATAACCTTTTTGGCCATCAACACTTCAAGTCTGACCTTAATTCCTACAACCGTGATTGCCATACGGATGAATTATAATTCTGCCTCGCCCACCGATATCGTAGGTCCTACCTTAGTGGCTACATTCTGCTCTACATTGGCCGCAATAATGATTGACCGTTATTTCTATTACCGAAGAACGCGAAAAGGATGA
- the rluB gene encoding 23S rRNA pseudouridine(2605) synthase RluB yields the protein MERLQKVIAHAGVASRRKAEELMAEGRVRVNGKTVKELGVKVSPSDRIEVDGIPLEREEPVYFLLYKPRGVISAVSDDKGRKVVTDFFEGIKQRIYPVGRLDYDTSGILILTNDGEFANLLMHPSNEIEKVYVAKLKGIPSKEKMKSLQRGIVLEDGKTAPARTKLLSMDKKKQTAIVEISIHEGRNRQVRRMFEAIGHPVLKLKRERYGFLTLQGLSAGDARELTAHEVKQLRTLAMKKK from the coding sequence ATGGAAAGATTGCAGAAAGTTATTGCCCATGCGGGGGTTGCTTCGCGAAGAAAAGCTGAAGAGCTAATGGCTGAAGGCCGTGTAAGGGTTAACGGAAAAACAGTAAAGGAACTGGGTGTTAAGGTCTCTCCTTCTGACCGCATTGAAGTGGATGGAATACCGCTGGAGAGAGAGGAGCCTGTTTATTTTCTTCTCTATAAACCAAGAGGCGTCATTTCAGCCGTTTCAGATGACAAGGGCAGAAAAGTCGTCACGGATTTCTTTGAGGGAATCAAACAAAGAATATACCCTGTTGGAAGACTGGATTACGATACATCCGGAATCCTTATTCTTACCAATGACGGGGAGTTTGCAAATCTTTTAATGCACCCAAGCAATGAAATTGAAAAAGTCTATGTTGCCAAGTTGAAAGGCATCCCTTCAAAAGAAAAAATGAAGAGCCTTCAAAGAGGCATCGTGCTTGAAGATGGAAAAACAGCACCTGCCAGAACCAAGCTGTTATCAATGGATAAGAAAAAACAGACAGCTATTGTGGAAATCAGCATTCATGAAGGACGCAACCGCCAGGTTAGGAGGATGTTTGAAGCCATTGGACATCCTGTTCTGAAACTGAAGAGGGAGAGATATGGGTTCCTCACTCTGCAGGGATTATCAGCGGGGGATGCAAGAGAACTTACTGCCCATGAAGTTAAGCAGCTCCGGACACTTGCGATGAAGAAGAAATAG
- the resA gene encoding thiol-disulfide oxidoreductase ResA, whose protein sequence is MKKQRLVMRTVILLVLGAAVAYTLYANFTKDKIQKVAVGEKAPDFVLTDMDGNKHRLSDYEGQGVFLNFWGTWCKPCEKEMPYMNNQYEQFKDEGVQVLAVNVGETDLAVNKFSERYDLAFPIVIDKDGQVQSAYGINPLPATFLIDKDGKVVKYITGEMTEETIKNYMEQIKP, encoded by the coding sequence ATGAAGAAGCAGCGTCTGGTAATGAGAACAGTCATATTGCTTGTCCTTGGTGCTGCCGTGGCATATACGCTATACGCAAATTTTACGAAAGATAAAATTCAAAAGGTTGCTGTTGGGGAAAAGGCACCTGATTTTGTACTGACAGATATGGATGGCAATAAACACAGGTTATCCGATTATGAAGGACAGGGTGTTTTCCTGAATTTCTGGGGTACATGGTGCAAACCCTGTGAGAAAGAAATGCCATATATGAACAATCAATATGAGCAATTTAAAGATGAGGGTGTTCAGGTTTTGGCTGTTAATGTCGGCGAGACAGATTTAGCAGTAAATAAATTTTCTGAGCGTTACGATCTGGCATTCCCGATTGTAATTGATAAGGATGGCCAAGTCCAATCAGCTTACGGAATTAATCCTCTTCCTGCCACTTTTCTCATTGATAAAGATGGAAAGGTTGTCAAGTATATTACAGGCGAGATGACGGAAGAAACGATCAAGAACTATATGGAACAGATTAAACCATAA
- the resB gene encoding cytochrome c biogenesis protein ResB — translation MKEVKCDCGHVNPIGTILCESCGKVLEEKEKDNKLLDMRYEGSARRSQTYNKTIIDKIWNFFSSVKVGVWLIVITLIASAVGTILPQEMYIPPIMPAEEYYEDQYGWIGKLYYDLGFHNLYSSWWYLILVASIGISLVICSLDRVVPLYRALKKQKVSRHESYLQRQRVFGASQPEDTDKAFTMAKEKLKSKKYSIREENGNILAEKGRFSRWGPYVNHVGLIIFLIGGMLRFVPGMYVDKILWIREGETKVIPETNGEYYLKNDGFILEMYDKEKDNEVFGEAIDKAGMVAKNYQSNVTLYKKQGDTVAGEEADLKKVKDYEVKVNKPLKFENFALYQVDYKLNELNKMSFALTNKKTGEEYGDLTVDLNHPQDEYDLGNGYKAEVVSYFPDFEFDENGEPVTKSRIPNNPAFVFKMFTPDKPDGEISFVAIRQTIEPFGDNEYKLAFKGIDTKNVSALTVRKDLTLWIIALGGVIFMIGVAQGAYWNHRRVWLRRVNGEVWVAGHTNKNWHGLKREIEAALDGTGIMMPEDQLQNQSEKKG, via the coding sequence ATGAAAGAAGTAAAATGCGACTGCGGCCATGTTAATCCCATAGGTACGATACTATGTGAGTCATGCGGGAAGGTATTGGAAGAAAAAGAAAAAGACAATAAACTTCTCGATATGCGGTATGAAGGCAGTGCACGCCGCTCACAAACCTATAATAAAACGATAATTGATAAGATATGGAATTTCTTCTCATCTGTTAAAGTGGGGGTCTGGCTGATCGTAATAACGCTGATAGCATCAGCTGTTGGAACAATACTGCCTCAGGAAATGTATATTCCGCCAATCATGCCTGCTGAAGAATATTATGAAGACCAATATGGATGGATTGGTAAATTATACTACGATCTTGGATTTCATAATCTCTACAGCTCATGGTGGTATTTGATTTTGGTTGCCTCAATCGGTATATCTCTTGTCATCTGCAGCCTGGATAGGGTTGTCCCTTTGTATAGAGCTTTAAAAAAGCAGAAGGTAAGCCGTCATGAAAGCTATCTGCAGCGCCAGAGGGTATTTGGTGCGTCACAGCCAGAAGATACTGATAAGGCCTTCACAATGGCAAAAGAAAAATTAAAATCCAAGAAATACAGCATCAGGGAAGAGAATGGAAATATCCTTGCTGAAAAAGGGCGTTTTTCAAGATGGGGCCCATACGTTAACCATGTGGGGCTTATCATATTTTTAATTGGCGGAATGCTCCGTTTTGTACCGGGCATGTATGTTGACAAAATTCTTTGGATCCGGGAAGGCGAAACAAAGGTCATTCCGGAAACCAATGGTGAATATTACCTTAAAAATGATGGCTTCATCCTTGAAATGTATGATAAAGAAAAAGATAACGAAGTGTTTGGAGAAGCGATTGATAAAGCAGGAATGGTAGCTAAAAATTATCAGTCCAATGTCACTCTTTATAAAAAACAGGGCGATACTGTTGCAGGTGAAGAGGCTGACCTCAAGAAAGTTAAGGACTATGAAGTCAAGGTTAATAAACCTCTTAAGTTTGAGAACTTTGCATTATATCAAGTAGATTATAAACTGAATGAACTTAACAAAATGTCATTTGCTCTTACAAATAAAAAAACGGGTGAGGAATACGGGGACTTAACAGTCGACCTGAATCATCCACAGGATGAATATGATCTTGGAAATGGCTATAAAGCAGAAGTTGTCAGCTATTTTCCCGATTTTGAATTTGATGAAAATGGAGAACCTGTTACAAAGTCCAGAATTCCTAATAATCCTGCCTTTGTTTTTAAAATGTTTACCCCGGATAAGCCTGATGGCGAAATAAGTTTTGTTGCGATCAGACAGACTATTGAACCTTTTGGCGATAATGAATACAAGCTGGCCTTTAAAGGTATAGATACTAAAAATGTATCGGCTCTGACAGTCCGTAAAGATTTGACGTTATGGATTATCGCATTGGGTGGCGTTATTTTCATGATAGGTGTTGCACAGGGGGCTTATTGGAACCATCGGAGGGTCTGGCTGCGCCGTGTTAATGGAGAAGTGTGGGTAGCTGGACACACTAACAAAAACTGGCATGGACTTAAAAGGGAAATTGAAGCAGCATTGGATGGAACCGGAATTATGATGCCGGAAGATCAGCTGCAAAATCAAAGTGAAAAGAAAGGCTAA
- the ccsB gene encoding c-type cytochrome biogenesis protein CcsB codes for MVTISSNLLYAAFILYLIATVFFAGSIKDKNRTKQGTNRWAAIGLWISIIGFAAQLGYFITRWIAAGHAPVSNLFEFTTFFGMSLVGAFIVIYLIYKTPILGVFTLPVAVLMIAYASMFPREVSPLIPALQSDWLHIHVTTAAVGQAILAVSFAAGLIYLVKSVDQTKQSKQRFWLEAVMFGLVCTLGFIIISSSFSASGYKAEFNWIDKNGQEDVLEYHMPALTGPHEGQLITKGKFEPLAEMPAIINAKKLNTVLWSLASGVLLYLALRLVLRKRVGAALQPLAKNINLDLVDEIAYRSVLIGFPVFTLGALIFAMIWAQIAWTRFWGWDPKEVWALITFLFYAAYLHLRLSKGWHGEKSAWLAVIGFIIIMFNLVAVNLVIAGLHSYAGS; via the coding sequence GTGGTTACGATAAGCAGCAATTTACTTTACGCAGCTTTTATCCTCTATTTAATTGCTACTGTCTTTTTTGCCGGCTCTATAAAGGATAAGAATAGAACGAAACAAGGGACAAACAGATGGGCAGCAATTGGATTATGGATCTCGATTATCGGGTTTGCTGCACAGCTTGGCTACTTTATTACAAGGTGGATTGCCGCCGGGCATGCGCCTGTCAGCAACCTTTTCGAATTTACAACATTCTTTGGAATGTCACTTGTTGGTGCTTTTATAGTGATTTACTTAATTTATAAAACACCTATTTTAGGAGTCTTTACGCTCCCGGTTGCGGTACTGATGATTGCTTATGCAAGCATGTTTCCACGGGAGGTTTCACCGCTGATCCCCGCCCTGCAGAGTGATTGGCTTCATATTCACGTTACAACAGCTGCAGTTGGGCAGGCTATTTTGGCTGTAAGCTTCGCTGCCGGATTAATTTATCTGGTAAAATCAGTGGATCAAACTAAACAAAGCAAACAGAGATTCTGGCTGGAAGCCGTTATGTTTGGCCTGGTTTGCACACTTGGGTTTATTATTATTAGCTCAAGCTTCTCAGCCTCAGGCTACAAGGCTGAATTTAACTGGATTGATAAGAACGGTCAGGAAGATGTCCTCGAATATCATATGCCTGCTTTAACAGGTCCTCACGAGGGACAGCTGATTACTAAAGGTAAATTTGAACCGCTGGCGGAAATGCCTGCAATTATTAATGCAAAAAAATTAAATACCGTTTTATGGTCTTTGGCTTCAGGTGTTCTTCTATATCTTGCTTTAAGATTGGTTCTCCGCAAAAGGGTTGGAGCTGCACTTCAGCCGCTTGCCAAAAATATTAATCTTGATTTGGTTGACGAGATCGCTTACCGTTCAGTATTAATAGGATTTCCGGTCTTTACACTAGGAGCTTTGATTTTTGCCATGATATGGGCACAAATTGCCTGGACCCGTTTCTGGGGATGGGATCCAAAGGAAGTATGGGCTCTCATCACCTTCCTATTTTATGCTGCATACCTGCACCTTCGACTTTCAAAGGGCTGGCATGGTGAAAAATCTGCATGGCTAGCAGTAATCGGATTTATCATTATTATGTTTAATCTGGTTGCGGTAAACCTGGTCATTGCCGGATTGCACTCCTACGCTGGATCATAA